A part of Mycolicibacterium sp. TUM20985 genomic DNA contains:
- a CDS encoding GAF and ANTAR domain-containing protein: MKVQNHDLALRMAELSRVIALRKVDDVLADVTTAAKELIPGVDEAGVLLVGKASTFETLAPTGDLMYKLDELQMRFGEGPCVEAALDEIVVRTDDFRDEPRFPKYAPEVVKLGVLSALSFKLYTADRTAGALNLFGFEPGLWDSEAESIGMILAAHAAAAILASREGEQLQSALSTRDRIGQAKGIIMERFKIDDVRAFAMLRQLSQDSNVKLIDVAQRVIDTRGD; the protein is encoded by the coding sequence ATGAAGGTGCAGAACCACGATCTCGCGCTCCGCATGGCGGAGCTCTCGCGCGTGATCGCGCTGCGGAAGGTCGACGACGTTCTTGCCGACGTCACCACGGCGGCGAAGGAGTTGATTCCCGGGGTCGACGAGGCCGGTGTGCTGCTGGTCGGCAAGGCCAGCACCTTCGAGACGTTGGCCCCGACCGGTGACCTGATGTACAAGCTCGACGAGTTGCAGATGCGCTTCGGTGAGGGCCCCTGTGTGGAGGCGGCGCTCGATGAGATCGTGGTGCGTACCGATGACTTCCGTGACGAGCCGCGGTTTCCGAAGTACGCACCGGAGGTCGTCAAGTTGGGGGTGCTCTCGGCGCTGTCGTTCAAGCTGTACACCGCCGACCGCACCGCGGGGGCCCTGAACCTGTTCGGGTTCGAGCCCGGGTTGTGGGACAGCGAGGCGGAGTCGATCGGGATGATCCTGGCGGCGCATGCCGCGGCGGCGATCCTGGCCAGCCGCGAGGGCGAGCAGTTGCAGTCGGCGTTGTCCACGCGGGATCGGATCGGGCAGGCCAAGGGCATCATCATGGAACGGTTCAAGATCGACGATGTGCGCGCGTTTGCGATGCTGCGTCAGCTGTCGCAGGATTCCAACGTCAAGTTGATCGACGTGGCGCAGCGCGTCATCGACACCCGCGGGGACTGA
- a CDS encoding zinc-binding dehydrogenase: MASGGHEAMLCDLGADDFIDYTEQRPEESVRDLDLVLDTIGGPDTGRFLPTLRRGGALFPVFPGFADAERAATLGVTVSMTQVRSNGTQLEELGRLMEAGILRVAIDSTFPLAEARAAHERAAEGHIRGKIVLVVP, from the coding sequence CATGCTCTGCGACCTTGGGGCAGACGACTTCATCGACTACACCGAGCAACGCCCCGAGGAGTCCGTGCGCGACCTCGACCTCGTCCTGGACACGATCGGCGGCCCCGACACCGGCCGCTTCCTCCCCACGCTTCGACGCGGCGGCGCGCTGTTCCCCGTGTTCCCCGGCTTCGCCGACGCCGAACGGGCCGCGACGCTGGGCGTCACGGTGTCGATGACCCAGGTCCGCTCCAACGGCACCCAACTCGAGGAGCTGGGACGCCTGATGGAGGCCGGCATCCTGCGCGTCGCCATCGACAGCACGTTCCCGCTCGCCGAGGCCCGCGCCGCCCACGAACGCGCCGCCGAGGGACACATTCGGGGCAAGATCGTGCTCGTGGTCCCATGA
- a CDS encoding acetyl-CoA acetyltransferase gives MQGSDVWILGGHQSDFARNLTREGVDFAGLTAEVVTGTLQAARIDAADIGVVHVGNAFGELFAGQGHLGAMPATVVDGLWDTPSSRHEAACASGSIAVLAAIADLRSGAYDTALVVGVELEKTVPGDIAAQHLGAAAWIGHEGRDATFMWPYMFSEVADEYDRRYGLDESHLRAIATVNLSNARRNPNAQTREWAVPAPLTDDDVQNPIVEGRIRRFDCSQMTDGGAGVVLVTDDYLRDHPEAKPVARIEGWGHRTVGLGMRQKLNHSADGPYVMPHVRGAVLDAFDRARVTLDDLDGIEVHDCFTPSEYLAIDHIGLTDPGESWKAIENGEIEIGGRLPVNPSGGLIGGGHPVGASGVRMLLDAAKQVSGTAGDYQVDGARTFGTLNFGGSTATTVSFVVSTARE, from the coding sequence ATGCAAGGCAGCGACGTGTGGATCCTCGGCGGCCACCAGAGCGACTTCGCGCGCAACCTCACCCGGGAGGGTGTCGACTTCGCCGGCCTCACCGCCGAGGTCGTGACGGGCACGCTGCAGGCCGCCAGGATCGACGCAGCCGACATCGGCGTCGTGCACGTCGGCAATGCCTTCGGCGAGCTGTTCGCCGGTCAGGGGCATCTGGGCGCCATGCCCGCGACCGTCGTGGACGGCTTGTGGGACACCCCGTCGTCGCGCCACGAGGCCGCCTGCGCCTCCGGCAGCATCGCGGTGCTCGCGGCGATCGCCGATCTACGGTCCGGTGCCTACGACACGGCGCTCGTCGTCGGCGTCGAGCTAGAGAAGACCGTGCCCGGTGACATCGCCGCCCAACACCTCGGCGCCGCCGCCTGGATCGGCCACGAGGGCCGCGACGCGACGTTCATGTGGCCGTACATGTTCTCCGAGGTCGCCGATGAGTACGACCGCCGCTACGGTCTCGACGAGAGCCATCTGCGGGCCATCGCCACGGTGAACCTCTCCAACGCCCGGCGCAACCCGAACGCGCAGACACGCGAGTGGGCGGTGCCCGCGCCGCTCACCGACGACGACGTCCAGAATCCCATCGTCGAGGGCCGCATCCGTCGGTTCGACTGCAGCCAGATGACCGACGGCGGGGCGGGCGTCGTGCTCGTCACCGACGACTACCTGCGCGATCATCCCGAGGCAAAACCCGTGGCCCGGATCGAGGGGTGGGGACACCGCACGGTCGGCCTCGGCATGCGGCAGAAGTTGAACCATTCGGCCGACGGGCCCTATGTCATGCCGCACGTCCGCGGCGCCGTCCTCGACGCGTTCGACCGGGCCCGGGTCACGCTCGACGACCTCGACGGCATCGAGGTGCACGACTGCTTCACCCCCAGCGAGTACCTCGCCATCGACCACATCGGGCTGACGGATCCCGGCGAATCGTGGAAGGCCATCGAGAACGGCGAGATCGAGATCGGCGGACGGCTGCCCGTCAACCCCAGCGGCGGTCTGATCGGCGGCGGCCATCCCGTCGGCGCCTCGGGGGTGCGCATGCTCCTCGACGCCGCCAAACAGGTCAGCGGCACCGCGGGCGACTATCAGGTAGATGGCGCACGCACTTTCGGAACGCTCAACTTCGGTGGCAGTACGGCCACCACGGTCAGCTTCGTCGTCAGCACTGCAAGGGAGTAG